A window of the Phytoactinopolyspora mesophila genome harbors these coding sequences:
- a CDS encoding phosphodiester glycosidase family protein has product MIAVAGLIGAALLAHPMAGAHTGDNEPAVMVPAESVPFENDQRTIAPGLELTTFGSLEADGWSSGSILTVDVDADVTFDYQYSGTVTERETVRTGAERTGAVAAINADFFDINNSDAPLGPGIGRGDGLINAPTQGRHQAVAVTEDGAVQLAQIFLEGEVRVEDGPALDLDGVNTFRLPADGIGVFTPLWGEYTRAASVAAAEQTAEVSIVDGVVTEVGEDVGSGTIDTGTLVLVGGGAGAKALLDLEIGESVEVTYAPRSDVGEIAAAVGGSHVLVRDGVPQTFTDEAVHPRTAVGVSEDGSEVFLAVIDGRQAHARGMSLTELGEFMVGLGAHEALNVDGGGSSTMVVREPATVDHGVVNSPSDGVEREVANGLAVFTGDGSGRLEGFRLLPAADSSRVFPGLTRTVTALGHDDAHDPVPATPTWSAEGDAAQVDGAEEIATITGVQPGTATVAASEGDIREEIDITVLDELARIAPNTTLLSLSDEDSTGRIELTGFDAAGYRAPLEPADVEVSGGQGVVDLVPDGTGFRVEPLTGDASVLLTLEAAGAQTQVAVTIGLVEEMAADFADASDWTISFARATGDIETTQGPDGRSGVRLTYDFTGPNTRAAYAAPPEPFDLPGQPQTVKAWVRGDGNGSWIRMRAHDSQGTLITLNGGYTTYTGWEQLTFEVPEGTEYPLRFHDIYSVEPRGDARYEGETSFSDITVEVAPDVEFPVRERFQDPVILTNGTVDDATQRIAVMNDSQFVGRDPDSDIVQAARRTLREIVAADPDVLIINGDFVDEAAPEDFALARRILDEELGDVSFPWYYVPGNHEIQGGPIENFIDEFGDTQHVFDLDGTNVITLNTAYGTLRAGGREFDQIAVLREALDEAAADPSVTGVLIAGHHPPNDPLPTANSQLADRREAVMLERWLADFRAESGKPAAYVAGHAGVFHASSVEGVPYLVVGNSGKGPASTPDNGGFTGWMMLGVEPGLAQGPGRPGRSGDAPGRGGVHSAGEERAWLSAEVLPRVDSVSLEAPERLAVGATAPVAATVDQDEGRTVPVAWPASAEWSGRGVHIGAPEDAAPRDVVALDPQAGTLTALRNGVARLTVTVNGEAATQTVVAGRG; this is encoded by the coding sequence TTGATCGCTGTCGCCGGCTTGATCGGCGCGGCGCTGCTGGCCCATCCCATGGCCGGCGCACACACCGGAGACAACGAGCCGGCCGTCATGGTGCCGGCTGAGTCCGTACCTTTCGAGAATGATCAGCGCACGATCGCGCCAGGCCTGGAGCTGACCACATTCGGCAGCCTGGAGGCTGACGGCTGGAGTTCAGGCTCGATCCTGACCGTAGACGTCGATGCCGACGTGACATTCGACTATCAGTACTCCGGCACGGTCACCGAGCGCGAGACAGTGCGAACCGGCGCCGAGCGTACCGGCGCCGTCGCGGCGATCAACGCGGACTTCTTCGACATCAATAACTCCGACGCCCCGTTGGGCCCCGGTATAGGCCGGGGAGACGGTCTGATCAACGCGCCGACGCAGGGGCGTCACCAGGCCGTTGCGGTCACCGAAGACGGTGCGGTACAGCTGGCCCAGATCTTCTTGGAAGGTGAGGTGCGGGTCGAGGACGGCCCGGCATTGGACCTGGACGGCGTCAACACTTTCCGGCTCCCCGCCGACGGCATCGGTGTGTTCACGCCGCTATGGGGTGAGTACACGCGGGCCGCCTCAGTGGCCGCGGCCGAGCAGACCGCGGAAGTCTCCATCGTGGATGGGGTCGTCACCGAAGTCGGTGAGGATGTCGGCTCCGGAACTATCGATACCGGCACGCTTGTCCTGGTCGGTGGCGGTGCGGGCGCCAAAGCGCTGCTCGACCTCGAGATCGGGGAATCGGTCGAAGTCACCTACGCACCTCGCTCCGACGTCGGGGAGATCGCGGCGGCAGTGGGTGGCAGCCACGTGCTGGTCCGGGACGGGGTCCCGCAGACATTCACCGACGAGGCCGTGCACCCGCGTACGGCGGTCGGTGTCAGCGAAGACGGGAGCGAGGTCTTTCTCGCGGTGATCGACGGACGGCAGGCGCACGCCCGCGGCATGAGCCTGACCGAACTGGGAGAGTTCATGGTTGGCCTCGGGGCCCACGAGGCTCTCAACGTCGACGGCGGCGGGTCGTCGACCATGGTGGTACGAGAGCCTGCGACCGTCGACCACGGCGTCGTCAACAGTCCCTCGGACGGCGTAGAACGTGAGGTCGCCAACGGGCTGGCGGTGTTCACCGGAGACGGATCGGGGCGACTCGAAGGGTTCCGCCTCCTCCCGGCCGCGGACAGCTCCCGCGTCTTTCCCGGTCTCACTCGTACCGTCACCGCGTTGGGCCACGACGACGCCCACGATCCCGTGCCGGCGACGCCAACATGGTCGGCTGAGGGCGACGCCGCCCAGGTCGATGGAGCCGAGGAGATCGCTACGATCACCGGCGTGCAGCCCGGGACGGCAACGGTCGCCGCTTCTGAGGGCGACATCCGAGAGGAGATCGACATCACCGTACTGGACGAGCTGGCGCGTATCGCGCCGAACACCACCCTTCTATCTCTATCCGATGAGGACAGCACCGGCCGGATCGAACTGACCGGCTTCGACGCGGCGGGCTACCGTGCTCCCCTCGAGCCGGCCGACGTAGAGGTCAGTGGTGGCCAAGGCGTGGTGGATCTGGTGCCCGACGGCACCGGCTTCCGGGTCGAACCACTCACCGGCGACGCATCGGTATTGCTCACTCTCGAGGCGGCCGGGGCTCAGACGCAGGTGGCGGTCACGATCGGACTGGTCGAGGAGATGGCCGCCGATTTCGCCGACGCGAGCGACTGGACCATCAGCTTCGCGCGGGCTACCGGGGACATCGAGACCACGCAAGGACCGGACGGCCGCTCCGGTGTGCGGTTGACCTACGACTTCACCGGTCCAAACACCAGGGCGGCTTACGCGGCGCCGCCGGAGCCCTTTGACCTGCCGGGGCAGCCGCAGACGGTCAAGGCCTGGGTGCGAGGCGATGGCAACGGGTCATGGATCCGGATGCGCGCGCACGATTCACAGGGCACGCTCATCACGCTCAACGGCGGATACACGACGTACACCGGTTGGGAACAACTGACCTTCGAGGTTCCGGAAGGCACGGAATACCCGCTGCGGTTCCACGACATCTATTCGGTCGAACCACGGGGCGACGCGCGGTATGAAGGTGAGACATCCTTCAGCGACATCACCGTCGAGGTCGCGCCGGATGTGGAGTTCCCAGTCCGGGAGCGATTCCAGGATCCGGTCATCCTCACCAACGGCACGGTCGACGACGCAACCCAGCGCATCGCCGTGATGAACGACTCGCAGTTCGTCGGCCGGGACCCGGACAGCGACATCGTCCAGGCAGCTCGCCGTACGCTGCGGGAGATCGTGGCTGCCGATCCCGATGTGCTGATCATCAATGGCGACTTCGTCGACGAGGCAGCGCCGGAGGACTTCGCCCTGGCCCGGCGCATTCTCGACGAGGAACTGGGAGACGTGAGCTTCCCCTGGTATTACGTGCCGGGGAACCATGAGATCCAGGGTGGCCCGATCGAGAACTTCATTGACGAGTTCGGCGACACCCAGCATGTCTTCGATCTCGACGGCACCAATGTGATCACACTCAACACCGCCTACGGCACCCTGCGGGCGGGCGGCCGGGAGTTCGACCAGATCGCGGTGTTGCGAGAGGCGCTGGACGAGGCCGCGGCCGACCCATCGGTCACCGGCGTCCTCATCGCCGGCCATCACCCGCCGAACGATCCACTGCCCACGGCGAACAGCCAGCTTGCCGACCGTCGCGAGGCGGTCATGCTGGAGAGGTGGCTGGCCGATTTCCGCGCCGAGTCCGGCAAGCCGGCGGCCTACGTCGCCGGGCACGCTGGCGTCTTCCACGCATCGTCGGTCGAGGGCGTGCCGTACCTCGTGGTCGGAAACTCGGGGAAAGGCCCGGCCAGCACACCGGACAACGGGGGATTCACCGGCTGGATGATGTTGGGTGTCGAGCCCGGCCTTGCCCAGGGCCCCGGCCGGCCGGGACGCAGCGGCGACGCGCCCGGACGTGGTGGCGTGCATTCGGCCGGTGAAGAGCGGGCCTGGCTGAGCGCCGAGGTGCTGCCGAGGGTCGATTCGGTGTCGCTGGAGGCTCCGGAGCGGCTCGCGGTCGGCGCTACCGCGCCCGTGGCCGCGACCGTCGATCAGGACGAGGGACGCACGGTGCCGGTGGCATGGCCGGCCAGCGCCGAATGGTCTGGGCGCGGCGTGCACATCGGTGCGCCGGAGGACGCCGCGCCCCGCGACGTCGTCGCGCTCGATCCGCAGGCCGGGACCCTGACGGCGCTGCGCAACGGTGTCGCACGGCTGACGGTGACGGTGAACGGTGAAGCCGCCACTCAGACGGTCGTCGCGGGCCGCGGGTAG
- the sucC gene encoding ADP-forming succinate--CoA ligase subunit beta, translating into MDLMEYQAKDLFAKHGVPVLPGSVAETSEQAHRIAEEIGGQVVVKAQVKTGGRGKAGGVKLAENPAEAQEKAQAILGMDIKGHTVHRVLVTQASDIAQEYYVSFLLDRANRTFLAMASVEGGVEIEQLAVERPEALAKIPVDPIAGVDAVKAAEIADAAGFGPDVRDQVVDVLQQLWTVFTAEDATLVEVNPLVKTPDGKVVALDGKVTLDENAEYRQPEHAAFEDKSAADPLEARAKEKNLNYVKLEGEVGVIGNGAGLVMSTLDVVAYAGEEFGGAKPANFLDIGGGASAEVMANGLEIILSDPDVKSVFVNVFGGITACDAVANGIVHAFELLDSRGDEITKPLVVRLDGNNADKGRQILDEANLPLLERVDTMDGAARRAAELAAAK; encoded by the coding sequence GTGGACCTGATGGAGTATCAGGCGAAGGACCTCTTCGCCAAGCATGGCGTCCCGGTATTGCCGGGCTCGGTCGCCGAGACGAGCGAGCAGGCACACCGGATCGCCGAAGAGATCGGTGGGCAGGTAGTTGTCAAGGCCCAGGTGAAGACTGGTGGCCGTGGCAAAGCCGGTGGCGTCAAGTTAGCCGAGAACCCTGCTGAGGCCCAGGAGAAGGCGCAGGCCATCCTGGGTATGGATATCAAAGGGCACACCGTTCACCGGGTGCTCGTGACACAGGCCAGCGACATCGCGCAGGAATACTACGTGTCCTTCCTGCTCGACCGAGCGAACCGGACGTTCCTGGCGATGGCCAGCGTCGAGGGCGGCGTGGAGATCGAGCAGCTGGCCGTCGAGCGGCCCGAGGCGCTGGCGAAGATTCCGGTGGACCCGATCGCCGGGGTGGACGCGGTTAAAGCCGCGGAGATCGCCGACGCCGCAGGATTCGGTCCGGACGTCCGCGACCAGGTGGTGGACGTCCTTCAGCAGTTGTGGACCGTGTTCACCGCCGAAGACGCGACGCTCGTCGAGGTCAACCCGCTGGTGAAGACGCCCGACGGCAAGGTCGTTGCTCTGGACGGCAAGGTCACACTCGACGAGAACGCTGAGTACCGCCAGCCCGAGCATGCCGCATTCGAGGACAAGTCCGCGGCCGATCCTCTGGAAGCGCGGGCGAAGGAGAAGAACCTCAACTACGTCAAACTCGAAGGCGAAGTCGGCGTCATCGGCAACGGCGCGGGCTTGGTGATGTCGACCCTCGATGTGGTCGCCTATGCGGGTGAGGAGTTCGGCGGGGCCAAGCCGGCGAACTTCCTGGACATCGGCGGCGGAGCGTCGGCCGAGGTCATGGCCAACGGGCTGGAGATCATTCTCTCCGACCCAGACGTGAAGAGCGTTTTCGTCAACGTCTTCGGCGGCATCACGGCGTGCGACGCTGTCGCGAACGGTATCGTCCATGCCTTCGAGCTGCTGGACAGCCGTGGTGACGAGATCACGAAGCCGCTGGTGGTGCGCCTCGACGGAAACAATGCCGACAAGGGGCGCCAGATCCTCGACGAGGCGAACCTGCCGCTTCTCGAACGGGTCGACACCATGGACGGTGCCGCGCGCCGCGCGGCTGAGCTCGCAGCGGCGAAGTAA